The following proteins are encoded in a genomic region of Pelodictyon phaeoclathratiforme BU-1:
- a CDS encoding PHP domain-containing protein has product MQWLYCDFHIHTTWSDGEYSPGEVISLYGEAGFDVIAITDHVLDTESIRRSGRPVSELSVMDSSKFGSYQEELWDAARKAWERYNMLLIPGVELTNNTSRYHILALDIKEYISPDMPVEDIIACIRRQQGISVACHPYIRNHSGDDPSFYLWENHERLATMFDAWEVANRDDLFNVVGLKKFNYIGNSDFHEERHLLSWKTLLQCEKNVESVKAAIRKNDRVSLFLYRGGKIK; this is encoded by the coding sequence ATGCAATGGCTCTACTGTGATTTTCATATCCATACGACCTGGAGTGACGGAGAGTATTCGCCGGGCGAAGTCATTTCGCTGTATGGCGAAGCGGGCTTCGATGTCATTGCGATAACCGATCATGTGCTCGACACCGAAAGCATCAGAAGATCGGGCAGACCGGTTTCGGAGCTGTCGGTCATGGACAGTTCGAAATTCGGTTCCTATCAGGAGGAGCTGTGGGATGCGGCAAGAAAGGCCTGGGAGCGGTACAACATGCTGCTGATCCCGGGGGTCGAGCTGACCAACAATACCAGCCGTTATCATATTCTCGCACTCGACATCAAGGAGTATATCTCGCCCGATATGCCCGTCGAGGATATTATCGCCTGTATCAGAAGGCAGCAGGGCATTTCGGTGGCCTGCCATCCCTATATCAGGAACCATTCAGGCGACGATCCTTCGTTTTATCTCTGGGAGAACCACGAGCGGCTTGCCACCATGTTCGATGCCTGGGAGGTGGCCAATCGCGACGATCTGTTCAATGTGGTTGGGCTGAAAAAATTCAATTATATCGGGAACTCCGATTTTCACGAAGAACGCCATTTGCTCTCATGGAAAACGCTGCTGCAGTGTGAGAAGAATGTGGAGTCGGTCAAGGCGGCTATCAGGAAGAACGACCGGGTATCGCTCTTTCTCTATCGGGGAGGGAAGATCAAGTGA
- the katG gene encoding catalase/peroxidase HPI translates to MSEQGKCPVTGRTAVNPVTTGGMSNRDWWPNQLHLDMLHQHSSLTNPMGEEFRYKEEFKKLDLKSVKKDLYALMTDSQEWWPADYGHYGGLFIRMAWHSAGTYRTSDGRGGGGTGNQRFAPLNSWPDNANLDKARRLLWPIKQKYGRKLSWADLMILAGNCALESMGFKTFGFGGGRVDIWEPEEDIYWGKEVEWLGSNRYSGERDLENPLAAVQMGLIYVNPEGPDGNPDPVAAGRDIRETFARMAMNDEETVALVAGGHTFGKCHGVGDPKLIGPEPEAAEIEEQGLGWKSGYGSGKGDETMTSGLEGAWTPDPIHWDMGYLGMLFKYEWELTKSPAGAWQWKPKDVAEEDLAPAAHDPSKRVPTMMTTADLAMRMDPLYGPIARRYYEHPEQFADAFARAWFKLTHRDMGPRSRYLGAEVPAEELIWQDPVPAVDHELIGEGKIKELKKRILASGLSIPELLSTAWASASTFRSSDKRGGANGSRIRLSPQKEWEVNQPEQLQRVLGKLEEIRNAFNGEQSGGKQVSLADLIVLGGCAAVEEAARRAGNDVTVPFIPGRTDASQEQTDVESFAVLEPLADGFRNYTKRKYSVTPEEMLIDRSQLLTLTATEMTVLLGGLRVLGVNFRQSPHGLFTNRPETLTNDFFVNLLDMGTEWKPLSKEHETFEGRDRKTGEVRWSATRVDLIFGSNARLRAIAEVYGSDDAQGKFVQDFVAAWNKVMNLDRFDLS, encoded by the coding sequence ATGAGCGAACAGGGTAAATGCCCCGTAACGGGCAGAACCGCCGTCAATCCAGTCACCACTGGAGGCATGTCGAACCGTGACTGGTGGCCGAATCAGTTGCATCTCGATATGCTTCATCAACACTCTTCCCTCACCAATCCGATGGGAGAAGAGTTCCGATACAAAGAGGAATTCAAAAAACTCGACCTGAAGTCCGTAAAAAAAGATCTCTATGCACTCATGACCGATTCGCAGGAGTGGTGGCCGGCAGACTACGGCCACTACGGCGGGCTTTTTATCCGGATGGCATGGCACAGCGCAGGCACCTATCGAACCAGCGATGGCCGAGGCGGAGGAGGCACAGGCAATCAACGCTTCGCACCGCTCAACAGTTGGCCCGACAATGCCAATCTCGACAAGGCACGCCGACTGCTCTGGCCAATCAAGCAAAAGTATGGGAGAAAACTTTCCTGGGCAGACCTCATGATCCTTGCGGGCAACTGCGCACTGGAGTCGATGGGCTTCAAAACCTTCGGGTTCGGCGGAGGACGCGTGGACATCTGGGAGCCGGAAGAGGATATTTACTGGGGCAAAGAGGTCGAGTGGCTTGGCAGCAATCGCTACAGCGGGGAACGTGATCTTGAAAATCCCCTGGCCGCCGTGCAGATGGGGTTGATCTACGTCAATCCCGAAGGGCCGGACGGAAACCCGGACCCCGTTGCTGCAGGCAGAGACATTCGAGAAACTTTCGCGCGCATGGCCATGAACGACGAGGAAACCGTAGCGCTGGTCGCTGGTGGACACACCTTCGGCAAATGTCACGGCGTCGGTGATCCGAAGCTGATAGGCCCCGAGCCCGAAGCCGCTGAAATCGAAGAGCAGGGACTTGGCTGGAAGAGTGGCTATGGCAGCGGCAAGGGGGACGAGACCATGACCAGCGGACTGGAAGGAGCATGGACGCCCGACCCGATTCATTGGGACATGGGCTATCTCGGTATGCTCTTCAAATACGAGTGGGAACTGACGAAAAGCCCGGCAGGCGCCTGGCAGTGGAAGCCGAAAGATGTAGCCGAGGAGGATCTCGCTCCGGCGGCCCACGATCCCTCAAAACGGGTACCGACCATGATGACCACTGCCGACCTTGCTATGCGCATGGATCCGCTCTATGGGCCGATCGCACGGCGCTACTATGAGCATCCTGAGCAATTTGCAGACGCATTCGCGCGGGCGTGGTTCAAGCTGACCCACCGCGACATGGGCCCACGCTCACGTTATCTCGGCGCCGAGGTGCCTGCAGAGGAGCTGATCTGGCAAGATCCGGTACCGGCAGTCGATCATGAGCTGATAGGCGAGGGAAAGATCAAAGAACTCAAAAAACGGATCCTTGCCTCCGGGCTCTCGATTCCGGAACTGCTCTCGACAGCATGGGCATCGGCATCCACATTCCGCAGTTCGGACAAGCGCGGTGGAGCCAACGGATCTCGCATCCGGCTTTCGCCGCAGAAGGAGTGGGAAGTCAACCAGCCGGAACAACTGCAACGGGTGCTGGGAAAGCTTGAGGAAATCCGTAATGCGTTCAACGGCGAACAGTCGGGAGGGAAGCAGGTTTCGCTTGCCGACCTGATCGTGCTGGGAGGATGCGCCGCCGTCGAAGAGGCCGCCCGGCGTGCTGGCAACGATGTAACCGTCCCTTTCATACCGGGCCGCACGGATGCCTCGCAGGAGCAGACCGACGTGGAGTCATTTGCCGTGCTCGAACCGCTCGCTGACGGGTTCCGCAACTACACCAAACGAAAATACAGCGTGACGCCAGAAGAGATGCTTATCGACCGCTCGCAGTTGCTGACACTGACCGCCACGGAAATGACCGTGCTACTGGGAGGTCTGCGTGTGCTCGGCGTCAATTTCCGGCAGTCACCGCATGGCCTCTTCACCAATCGTCCGGAAACACTCACCAATGACTTCTTCGTGAATCTGCTCGACATGGGGACGGAGTGGAAACCGCTCTCGAAAGAACATGAGACGTTCGAAGGCCGTGATCGCAAAACCGGCGAGGTCAGGTGGAGCGCTACCCGCGTCGACCTTATTTTCGGCTCGAACGCCCGGCTCCGAGCTATTGCTGAGGTGTATGGAAGCGATGACGCACAGGGGAAATTCGTGCAGGACTTTGTTGCGGCATGGAACAAGGTGATGAACCTCGACCGGTTCGACCTATCGTAA
- a CDS encoding Fur family transcriptional regulator, whose amino-acid sequence MQQQSGEKTLRYSRQRQRLLELLQSTDTHPTAGWLYDMMKPDFPNLSLGTVYRNLAVLIEQGMVKKIDAGSTFDRFEAKTTPHYHLICRKCGTIIDFENRLFPEIETVISKAADFTVEGHRIDFFGTCGACRARNRNNS is encoded by the coding sequence ATGCAGCAACAATCTGGAGAAAAAACATTACGCTACAGCCGGCAACGGCAACGGCTGCTTGAACTCCTGCAATCGACCGACACCCACCCCACCGCCGGATGGCTCTATGACATGATGAAGCCGGATTTTCCGAATCTCAGCCTTGGCACCGTCTACCGGAACCTTGCCGTACTGATCGAGCAGGGAATGGTAAAAAAAATTGATGCCGGCAGTACCTTCGATCGGTTCGAAGCAAAAACTACGCCCCACTATCATCTCATCTGCCGCAAGTGCGGTACCATCATTGATTTCGAGAATCGGCTTTTTCCGGAAATCGAAACCGTCATCAGCAAAGCGGCTGACTTTACCGTCGAAGGGCACCGCATCGATTTTTTCGGCACCTGCGGCGCATGCAGAGCCCGAAACAGGAATAACTCTTGA
- a CDS encoding acyloxyacyl hydrolase: MNYVVRIPVCTFLLLCLFSIADAGAASPENRKNTGVYLNEISAATGYCRGELKKEHENFAVYPLLARIGFNINSLAGIDGSRNTLQLGVEPFVNIVAASDHGVETGLGVGLRYYHNCFVPFDLFIEASAAPIFLSIASIEQGNPGFNFLLQSGVGFQYKLSARNAFFAGYRFRHISNGGLVAASNSGINSDAIIAGLSWLY, encoded by the coding sequence ATGAATTACGTTGTTCGTATACCCGTCTGTACATTTCTGTTACTTTGCCTGTTCTCCATCGCTGATGCAGGAGCGGCATCTCCGGAGAACAGGAAAAACACAGGAGTGTATCTTAATGAAATTTCTGCTGCTACCGGTTATTGTCGGGGGGAGTTGAAAAAAGAGCATGAGAATTTTGCGGTTTATCCCCTTCTTGCGCGAATCGGCTTCAATATTAATTCTCTTGCAGGTATTGACGGATCCCGGAATACCTTGCAGCTTGGAGTTGAGCCGTTTGTTAATATTGTTGCCGCATCGGATCATGGTGTTGAAACCGGGCTTGGTGTCGGGTTGCGCTATTATCACAACTGTTTTGTGCCGTTCGATCTTTTTATAGAAGCGAGCGCTGCTCCCATCTTTCTGAGTATCGCAAGTATCGAACAGGGCAACCCTGGCTTTAACTTTCTCCTGCAGTCCGGCGTGGGTTTTCAGTATAAACTTTCCGCCAGAAATGCTTTTTTTGCCGGTTATCGCTTCAGGCACATCTCCAATGGAGGTCTTGTCGCTGCATCGAATAGTGGTATCAATTCGGACGCCATCATTGCGGGCCTGTCATGGTTATACTGA
- a CDS encoding 4a-hydroxytetrahydrobiopterin dehydratase — protein sequence MKGLNYMLCIPHTSVSRSMLEAQCRRLINNIPGWELIRVENMMRLRCTFTFPDFREALAFTNSVGELAEAEQHHPELITEWGKVTVTWWTHSVKGVHMNDFIMAARTGVVANI from the coding sequence ATGAAGGGACTCAACTACATGCTCTGCATACCTCACACATCAGTTTCAAGATCAATGCTTGAAGCCCAATGCAGAAGACTTATAAATAATATTCCGGGATGGGAACTGATCAGGGTTGAAAATATGATGCGACTGCGTTGCACATTCACCTTTCCTGATTTCCGGGAAGCACTTGCCTTCACCAACAGCGTCGGCGAACTGGCTGAAGCAGAGCAACATCACCCGGAATTGATCACTGAGTGGGGAAAGGTAACGGTTACCTGGTGGACACACTCTGTCAAAGGAGTACATATGAACGACTTTATCATGGCTGCCCGAACAGGAGTAGTGGCAAACATCTGA
- a CDS encoding acyl-CoA thioesterase produces MADGIDIGIYAYTHEMSVRDYECDMQGIVNNSVYQNYLEHVRHEYLKHVGIDFSAYARQGVNLVVVRAELDYKYPLTSGDTFVVALTMRRESALKFAFYQDIFLLPDHKPVLKAKIIGTALNQRGRPEIPEAFVALLNPAHE; encoded by the coding sequence ATGGCTGACGGAATTGATATCGGTATTTATGCCTATACCCATGAGATGAGCGTTCGCGATTATGAGTGCGATATGCAGGGCATTGTCAACAACAGCGTCTACCAAAACTACCTTGAGCATGTCCGTCACGAATACCTGAAGCATGTCGGCATAGACTTCAGTGCATATGCCCGTCAGGGAGTTAACCTCGTTGTGGTGCGAGCTGAACTTGACTATAAATATCCCCTTACTTCAGGCGACACATTTGTGGTTGCCCTCACCATGCGCAGGGAATCCGCCCTCAAATTTGCTTTTTATCAGGATATATTTCTTCTCCCTGATCACAAACCGGTTCTGAAAGCAAAAATTATCGGAACCGCCCTCAACCAGCGTGGACGTCCTGAAATTCCCGAGGCCTTTGTCGCCCTCTTGAATCCAGCCCATGAGTGA
- a CDS encoding tetratricopeptide repeat protein — translation MKPLIQVGHSYLALSQGEQQLRDAHFEEAAESYKRALEVSRTIPAEEAFDYNGFDALCHTGLSGAYVKLGRYEEALHSAEIGLRYFNRRGELHQDEGKQWIAAVFRRAQALEGIGRKEEALKAFQMAGEMIAERKGEMSDKEELQRMTAEHIASLQALTPDKKPAGYKAWWEFWS, via the coding sequence ATGAAGCCCTTAATACAGGTTGGCCACTCCTACCTCGCACTCAGTCAGGGAGAACAACAGCTTCGGGATGCTCATTTTGAAGAAGCTGCAGAAAGCTATAAGCGAGCATTGGAAGTCTCCCGGACGATACCAGCCGAGGAGGCATTTGACTATAACGGATTCGATGCCTTATGCCATACAGGGCTTTCCGGAGCCTATGTCAAACTTGGTCGCTACGAAGAGGCCCTTCATTCAGCAGAAATCGGGCTTCGCTATTTCAACCGCAGGGGTGAACTGCACCAGGATGAGGGAAAACAGTGGATTGCCGCAGTCTTCCGTCGCGCACAGGCTCTCGAAGGTATTGGCAGAAAGGAAGAGGCGCTGAAAGCATTTCAGATGGCCGGAGAGATGATAGCCGAGCGTAAAGGTGAGATGAGCGACAAGGAGGAGCTTCAGCGAATGACAGCAGAGCACATTGCATCGCTCCAGGCTCTCACGCCGGATAAAAAACCAGCCGGATACAAAGCCTGGTGGGAGTTCTGGTCATAA
- a CDS encoding glycosyltransferase family 9 protein, with protein MKPIKKILVIRLSSIGDIILTTPLLRSLKVAWPEAKIDYCTKTPFVSLLAGNPRLSAISTNEHPPSGSYDLVVDLQHNMRSHAIVHSLRAERLVHYRKGNWKKWLLVQCKLNLYGSPRSVVERYLETVKELGAAGDLQGCELYPSPEEKAYAHPYFTSGRKTLALCFGAKHFTKRYPPQRFAAILSHLLREEPLQVLLLGGKEDAPQATEIINSLPAACRPTVINLAGSCTLMQTAALLERSDAILCNDTGLMHMASAFGKQLFVLFGSSSSAFGFLPYHVPYDLFEVEGLPCRPCSHIGRDRCPKKHFRCMNDLSDTLIASRILEFFSHLS; from the coding sequence ATGAAGCCAATCAAAAAGATACTGGTTATACGCTTAAGCTCCATTGGAGATATTATTCTTACCACCCCGCTTCTCCGGAGCCTCAAGGTCGCCTGGCCGGAGGCGAAGATCGACTACTGCACCAAAACGCCCTTTGTTTCACTCCTTGCAGGCAATCCCCGCCTCTCAGCGATCTCTACGAACGAGCATCCACCATCAGGAAGCTATGATCTTGTGGTTGATTTGCAGCACAATATGCGCTCGCACGCCATTGTCCATTCGCTCCGGGCAGAGCGGCTGGTGCACTACCGTAAAGGCAACTGGAAAAAATGGCTGCTGGTGCAATGCAAGCTCAACCTCTACGGTTCCCCCCGGAGCGTGGTAGAACGTTACCTTGAAACCGTGAAGGAGCTTGGTGCAGCAGGTGATCTTCAGGGATGTGAACTCTATCCCTCCCCAGAGGAGAAGGCCTATGCCCACCCTTATTTTACGAGTGGACGAAAAACACTTGCCCTCTGTTTTGGAGCAAAACACTTTACCAAGCGCTACCCACCGCAGCGCTTTGCCGCCATCCTCTCTCATCTGCTGCGCGAAGAGCCGTTACAGGTACTTCTTCTGGGAGGAAAAGAGGATGCACCGCAGGCAACAGAGATCATCAACTCCCTCCCTGCCGCCTGCCGCCCAACGGTCATCAATCTTGCCGGGAGCTGCACCCTTATGCAAACGGCAGCACTTCTTGAACGCTCTGACGCCATCCTCTGTAACGATACTGGTCTCATGCACATGGCCTCAGCCTTCGGTAAACAGCTCTTTGTGCTTTTTGGCTCCTCCTCATCAGCCTTCGGTTTTCTTCCCTACCATGTCCCCTATGATCTCTTCGAAGTCGAGGGACTCCCTTGCAGACCCTGTTCACATATTGGCCGCGATCGTTGTCCGAAAAAGCATTTTCGCTGCATGAACGATCTTTCCGACACGCTGATTGCCAGCAGGATTCTGGAATTCTTCAGTCATTTATCGTGA
- the rpsF gene encoding 30S ribosomal protein S6 encodes METNKLYECTLIIDGGLQDEAIAAAMALVQRVITEKGGSISSVLEIGRRKTAYPIKKKTIGYYAHIEFTAATSVIAEVEKVIRYEEDLLRYLIIHLTSALLEMRKRVEKYSVVIGSPEDSALAEAAAASDTVAK; translated from the coding sequence ATGGAAACAAACAAACTTTATGAATGTACGCTCATCATTGACGGAGGGCTTCAGGATGAGGCCATCGCCGCTGCAATGGCGTTAGTACAGAGGGTCATTACTGAAAAAGGCGGAAGTATCAGCAGTGTTCTCGAAATCGGAAGACGCAAGACAGCATATCCGATCAAGAAGAAAACTATCGGCTACTATGCCCACATCGAATTTACTGCGGCTACATCTGTGATTGCAGAGGTTGAAAAAGTTATTCGTTACGAGGAAGATCTGCTCCGTTACCTGATTATTCATCTTACCAGCGCACTGCTTGAAATGCGCAAAAGGGTTGAGAAGTATAGTGTTGTCATAGGCAGTCCGGAAGACAGCGCACTTGCCGAAGCCGCCGCAGCATCCGATACCGTTGCAAAATGA
- a CDS encoding single-stranded DNA-binding protein, translating into MAELKMPEINSVVIAGNLTKDPVFRQTNSGGTPVVNFSIACNRRFRDSNHQWQEDVCYVGVVAWNKLAESCRDNLKKSSAVLVDGELQSRTWKAQDGSSRTVVEIKARRIQFLNKRKKNGEEDDEGFIEDDCHDNHHEEIHEEDPTHIYEYKYLSSD; encoded by the coding sequence ATGGCTGAATTAAAAATGCCGGAAATAAACAGTGTCGTTATTGCTGGGAATCTTACCAAGGATCCTGTTTTCAGGCAGACTAATTCAGGCGGAACGCCTGTCGTTAATTTTTCAATTGCATGTAACCGAAGATTCCGCGACAGCAATCATCAATGGCAGGAAGATGTCTGTTATGTTGGAGTTGTTGCATGGAACAAGCTTGCGGAAAGCTGCCGTGACAATCTTAAAAAAAGTTCTGCAGTCCTTGTGGATGGTGAATTACAAAGCCGGACATGGAAAGCGCAGGACGGATCATCCAGAACCGTTGTTGAAATTAAAGCCAGAAGAATCCAGTTTCTCAACAAGCGCAAAAAGAACGGCGAAGAGGATGACGAAGGCTTTATCGAGGATGATTGTCACGATAACCATCATGAAGAAATTCATGAAGAAGATCCCACTCACATTTACGAATACAAATATCTTTCCTCCGATTGA
- the rpsR gene encoding 30S ribosomal protein S18 produces the protein MRQKFTHAQGHKSQGNKSLSNALASKKKVSKNQVVFFDYRDERKLKRFINDQGKIIPRRITGLSAKEQNLLTHSVKWARFLAVIPYVVDEYK, from the coding sequence ATGAGACAAAAATTTACACACGCACAGGGCCACAAATCACAGGGCAACAAATCACTGAGCAACGCGTTGGCGTCGAAGAAAAAAGTGTCGAAAAATCAGGTTGTCTTTTTCGATTATCGCGACGAACGCAAGCTGAAGAGATTTATTAACGATCAAGGAAAAATTATTCCTCGTCGCATCACCGGACTCTCTGCCAAAGAGCAGAACCTCCTTACCCATTCAGTAAAATGGGCACGGTTCCTGGCAGTAATCCCTTATGTTGTCGACGAATACAAATAA
- the rplI gene encoding 50S ribosomal protein L9, producing the protein MKVILRNNVATLGDAGEVVAVKNGYANNFLIPQGMAIRATEGTLKALETEKKQQTKKIELQRKHAREHAQTIEQMSLKVYAKAGDSGKLFGTVTSADIADALKAQGIDIDRRKITIEAPIKSLGKYEADAKIFQDITVKVHFEVEAEGSEA; encoded by the coding sequence GTGAAAGTCATTTTAAGAAACAATGTGGCTACCCTTGGCGATGCAGGTGAAGTTGTTGCCGTCAAGAACGGTTATGCAAACAATTTCCTGATTCCGCAGGGTATGGCTATAAGAGCTACCGAGGGAACGCTCAAAGCTCTTGAAACAGAGAAAAAGCAGCAGACCAAAAAAATCGAGTTGCAGCGCAAACACGCCCGTGAGCATGCTCAGACAATCGAGCAGATGTCACTGAAGGTTTATGCAAAAGCTGGTGATTCGGGCAAACTCTTCGGGACCGTGACTTCGGCTGATATTGCCGATGCCCTCAAAGCTCAGGGGATCGACATCGACCGCCGGAAGATCACCATTGAAGCTCCGATCAAGTCGCTCGGTAAATATGAAGCAGACGCAAAAATCTTTCAGGATATCACGGTCAAAGTTCATTTCGAAGTCGAAGCTGAAGGCTCAGAAGCCTGA
- a CDS encoding MarR family transcriptional regulator, producing the protein MEAKEIILDVMKKEGSPLNAGRIAEISGLDRKEVDKAMKALKDEELIVSPKRCYWEVKA; encoded by the coding sequence ATGGAAGCGAAAGAAATTATTCTCGACGTGATGAAAAAAGAGGGCAGCCCCTTGAATGCCGGCCGGATTGCCGAAATCAGCGGACTGGATCGCAAAGAGGTCGATAAGGCGATGAAGGCGCTGAAAGATGAAGAGCTGATCGTCTCTCCAAAGCGCTGCTACTGGGAAGTCAAGGCCTAA
- a CDS encoding rhodanese-like domain-containing protein, producing the protein MLVDVREAYEVARKSFDVPEIMLIPFRDFEKRFQEIPVKRQVIIACNSGSRSAVATRILMTHGYRKVVNMQYGIMRWAKEGLPVKGRPKQTFGARLLQMFRGKS; encoded by the coding sequence TTGCTTGTCGATGTCCGCGAAGCATATGAGGTTGCCAGAAAATCTTTCGATGTGCCTGAAATCATGCTGATTCCTTTTCGTGACTTTGAGAAACGGTTTCAGGAGATTCCGGTAAAGCGCCAAGTCATTATTGCCTGCAATAGCGGGAGCCGCAGCGCAGTAGCAACCCGTATTCTGATGACCCACGGATATCGCAAAGTGGTCAATATGCAGTACGGGATTATGCGGTGGGCAAAGGAGGGGCTGCCTGTTAAAGGAAGACCGAAACAAACATTCGGAGCAAGGCTGTTGCAGATGTTCCGCGGAAAATCATAG
- a CDS encoding UPF0149 family protein has protein sequence MKPTDPLQQPLSVEELDRLESFLLSDLMPEDSLSSIEMVDGYMTALIAGPGVVPPEIWIPSIWNQEKSAVPRFSSVDEEEMIWEFLLRHMNTIALQFLNNPDGFLPLFERFSYPDEEAKELAVENWAVGFTLGMELTQEAWKPLFADEESGLLAMPMLILSKITDDYKALSEEDVSDMIQLMPGFVVKIYRYWNENNE, from the coding sequence ATGAAACCAACCGACCCGCTGCAGCAACCGCTTTCCGTTGAGGAGCTTGATCGGCTGGAAAGCTTTCTGCTCTCTGATTTAATGCCTGAGGATTCTTTGTCTTCGATTGAAATGGTGGATGGATATATGACTGCGCTGATTGCCGGCCCGGGTGTGGTTCCGCCGGAAATCTGGATTCCCTCTATCTGGAATCAGGAGAAGAGCGCTGTGCCCCGTTTTTCTTCTGTAGATGAGGAGGAGATGATCTGGGAGTTTCTTCTTCGCCATATGAACACCATTGCACTGCAATTCCTCAACAATCCTGACGGCTTTCTTCCTTTGTTTGAGCGATTCAGCTATCCGGACGAGGAGGCAAAAGAGCTTGCTGTTGAAAATTGGGCCGTGGGATTTACTTTAGGAATGGAGCTGACCCAGGAAGCATGGAAGCCTCTTTTTGCGGATGAAGAGAGCGGTTTGCTTGCAATGCCGATGTTGATTCTCAGTAAAATCACGGATGATTACAAGGCGTTGTCGGAAGAGGACGTTTCCGATATGATCCAACTGATGCCGGGTTTTGTCGTCAAGATTTACAGGTACTGGAACGAGAATAATGAGTAA
- a CDS encoding secondary thiamine-phosphate synthase enzyme YjbQ, which translates to MKSYHKELWLQIPARMDFVNITGDVERALQESGIQEGLCLVNAMHITASVFINDDEPGLHQDYKRWLEELAPHEPLSRYQHNRTGEDNGDAHHKRQIMGREVVVAVTKGRLHFGTWEQIFYGEFDGKRKKRVLIKIIGE; encoded by the coding sequence ATGAAATCATACCATAAGGAACTCTGGCTCCAGATACCTGCCAGAATGGATTTTGTCAATATCACCGGCGACGTTGAGCGGGCTCTTCAGGAGAGCGGCATTCAGGAGGGGCTCTGCCTGGTGAATGCGATGCATATAACCGCATCGGTCTTTATCAATGATGATGAACCGGGGTTGCATCAGGACTACAAGCGGTGGCTTGAGGAGCTGGCTCCGCATGAGCCGCTAAGCCGCTACCAGCACAACAGAACCGGAGAGGATAATGGTGATGCCCATCACAAGCGCCAGATCATGGGCCGGGAGGTCGTGGTTGCTGTCACAAAAGGTCGGTTGCATTTTGGTACCTGGGAGCAGATTTTTTACGGGGAGTTTGATGGCAAGAGAAAAAAGCGGGTGCTAATCAAGATTATCGGTGAATAA